In the Pogona vitticeps strain Pit_001003342236 chromosome 2, PviZW2.1, whole genome shotgun sequence genome, ATGACCTATTGTCCAAACTGGGGCTCTTATTTTGGTATTTCAACAACATGAGCTGAGCATCATAAATCCTGGTTTATGGCCCTAGCTGATGAAGATAGTATACTAAACACAAAtacttcctggtttgtttagcAGTCACACAAGTGggaacataacaaaacaaacatgtttcATGTTTACTAGGCCATTGCATGGTCTTATTGACTCAGGTGAGTGCTGCAGTGCCGCCCAAAGTGGAACAGCCCCACCAGAAAGTTATCCACTCTGTGACAATGAGGTGTTCATCTGGCTCAAACTCACCCTCATTTCTCGTGGACTGTACATCTGGCTAGCAGCCATGCTGTCCCCGTAGCCCCCAGGACCCATGGAGTGACGCATCGATTCCACCTAGAATGGGAAACAATACCAAGGACAGAGTGGCAGACTGAGCGGGCCTCTGGAATGCACAGTTTCTGAGTGTGTGCCTCTTCCCTTGAAAGCACAGGGATGACAGGAGACAGAAAACTAAAGAGAAAGGGTTTACTGGAAAGCCTAGCCCAGTGGGTCCCCACCTCTGTGCAAGACataggaagggaggggaggctcCCCAAAGGTATCCGTGAGTGGGATGAGGTAGTCCAAAGCTGGACCCACCAGAGCACACGGGCCAGAGCGTCCCTATACCTGTCATAAGGGCATGCTTTCATCTCCACCATGAAAGAACAGAGGGCTGTTTAgccaagggaaggaaggagaactgACCTGGGATGTAGGATAGGAATCTCCATTTAGACCCTGAAGGCCCATGAACATGTCCCCAGAGCTGGAAAGATTGAAGGATCCACCAGAGCCTGCCAGAAAACAGAAGAAGGGtttttggaggtgggggggaagacaGTAGTAGGGTGAATGAGGTGGGAAAACACAGGTCCTCCTCTATAACAAATGAAAGATTAGCAACAACAGTGCAAAGAGGACTAGCTGGAGAGAGCAAGCCAGAAGAATCTATTTCCAGAAGGAAAACCATGGCTATTCCAAGGCCAAAAAGGGGACGCAAACTTTGGTGGTTGGGGGgagtggggaagggaagggaggcgcCTACTCCTTCTGCACCCAGTAAGGGGCACTGTCTGTAAGGAACAGGATAGGGCTCTCTGGGAGCGGAGGGATCTGGCTGGAGGCTGGATTTCTGCCTGTGTCTCCAATCCCTGCGAGGACTCCTGCACCAACATGGGGTGTAGTGGAGTTTTtgtttgtgggggaggggagttaCCCGCGGAGGAGGGGGTGTTGGGGGAGTCGCCCCCACTCTGTGCGGCGCTGACCGCCGTTTTCACGGCGTAAATATTGGCTTCCTCTTGGAACTTGCCGATGTTCTTCTTATAGCGGATGCGCTTGTTCCCGAACCAGTTTGAGAcctgaaaggagggagggaggggaagggggagattTTGGGGAAAGGGAGACCAAAATGGAGGGAGGCGAGGGCAGGAAGGGGAATGAGGGAAaacaagggaaggggagggaagggaggaggggaaTTATGTAGTGACAGGTcagccaaataataataataatttaaaaaaaacaacaccttttcCCCCAAAGCCAGCCCTCTCTCCCGTGTTGCTCCTACTATCCCAGAGACTAATCCCATGGGGTCCAGGCAGCCTAACCTCGGACTGGCCTCCACACACAAACTGGTACCTGTGAGACGGTGATGCCACATTTCTTGGCAAGCTCCTCCTTGGCTTCTTCGCTGGGATACGGGTTGCTCAGGTGTGAGTAGAAATATTCATTGAGCACCTCGGTGGCCTGTTTGCTGAAATTGCGTCGCTTCCGCCTGTGAAGAACAGAAAAGCAGTGGGCCAAAGGGTGCAtcgggaaaaggcagggaaggaggaggaaagccagCCGTTTTGGAGGAGAAGGCCATGgtgagaaaggaaataaaaatcgGAGAGTGGGGCAGGGGAAACAAGAGAGAATGAGGATCATTCAAGCAGGGTTATACGTTCCGGAACTagcaaaatgttactttttcaaaaGAAACTATAAAATCCAGAATCTTCAGTCTCCATAGTCACTGACCATGTTGGTTAGAAAAATACTGGGAATTCTGGGCCCCAAAAGTAGCTTTCCCAGCCTCTGGGTTCAGTCATGCCAGTTCACAatatagatcagtgattcccaatcttgggtccccagatattcttggactaaaacccccagaagccttcaccactagctgtgctagccaggatttctgggacttgtagtccaaaaacatctggggatccaagactgggaaccactgaatagAAGGCAAATTTACATGTGTAACCAATCATTTGTGTAAACCAGTGTAAAAATTCACAACACTATACAAATTCAGTGACTAGGCTGGTAACTGAAGTTACAGCATATGTATTTCATGGGACTGCTAAAATACCTGACAGTGTGACCTGTGTGTAGAATTTGCCAAGCTTCTTcacctttaaatttattttttaaaatcaaaactctAGCCCACAGGTAGGGCTGcaatttttctccagaaattatGTGGCAAGATTCTGTGTCATCTCAGAAGCCACAGAAATGACTGGTAAGATTTAAAGGACCCATGGATGCTGTTTTCAATTGCTATCTTGCTCCTGCCATTGCAAAGGCAGAAGGTATTATGCAGAAAAGctcagggggcaaaaaaaaataatttaaaaaatcaataattcATACAGGTTGGGTAGCTCCATTGGAACCCAATGCCCTAACATACATTGTTTCCCATCCAAACTTAGGCTGCATAAGAAGCCAGAGGCCATTGATAAGACCATTCAAGATGGGGCGGGCTGGAACTTGTGAAGTAGTGTGGGATGCTAAACCCCTTTTAGGGCAGGAGTCCCAAACCCCTTGGCCGTGGACTGGTtccggtctgtggccttggaaggaccaggcTGCTGGGACAGCTGAGTGGCGAGCAGGAGACGAGCGGCGAgccaagctccacctcctgtcagtGTGCTCCTATCAGGTTCTAATGCCGCttctgatctgacaggaggcggagcttcacgCCCCTTCTGTTGCTGCTGGATCAACTGGGCCTGTGGCATTAGAACCTCATAGGACCCTGCGCCCCTGTTAGGTTCtattgggagaatggtcttccaataaaccggtccctggtgtcaaaaaggttggaaCCCACTAATTTAGAAGACGGTCTCCCCCATGGAGGTTTTCCTGGTACTTACACTGGTATCTCTGCTATGACAGGCAGACTTCTTTATTTCCCAAAGCCTGCTGATGTGATGAAACATTTTAGGCtgctggggattttttttttctctctctctttcaaactgCTCTTTTATTAATAATCATATTTCTCTATACGTATTTATAGACACAAGTCTCTGTGTATGTAGGTTATGTGAAGCACTCTGGATACATTACTGAAGGCTAATGCATAAATAAGGTATGAGCCCCTCCGGTGACAGTGACAAGCAGCAcatttcctcctatcttaattcaTTCTATAGCTGCAGACAAGAGCATGCACTGTCTTCAGCGGCATGGATGGAAAGAGGTTTGGGGGTACTTTGGCCACATGTTGGGCATGTACAAACAAGCAccccactcctctcctcctctgggGAAGAGCGGACAGTGAAGTTTCTTAGCTgctgattgtacagtggtgccctgcatagcgacgttaatccgttccaggattaacatcgctatccgaattcgtcgctatgcagggggggggggaccccataggaacacattaaattccgtttaatgtgttcctatgggggaaaaactcactggtaagcgaagattcccccatccagcccccattttcgctgcccggtaagcgagggcagggcgcgaaaacgttgcaggcggccattttgctgatccggcagacattttggaaccgccgatcaactgttttctaaacatcacaatgcgaagatcggtaagcgaaacgcttaccgatcatcgcaatgcgatgttcagcctatctaaacattgcaatacGATCACATTAGCGACAGCAAAAAacacgtcactatgcggattcgtcgttatgcgaggcaccactgtactgcttttcCTGCCACAGCCAGGACTTTGACCTCTTTGGCAAACCCTGGCTAAGCCAGACTACCCTCCTAAGAGCAAAAGAGAGTGGGAGGCCCTCCTTGGCTGTAAGGTGGAAGAGATTATCTCAATCAAGCCACTAAAGGAGTGGATCTGCCACCCCCAAACGTTTCGCTAGGTAAACATGACCAGCCAAGAGCTGTACAGATCCTTGGAACAAAATAACCACCTGGCATCCAGGAAGCGGGAGCGCAGGATCATGACAGCCTCGCACGTGCTCTGCTTCAGCTGCATCTGAATGGAACTGAATTTCCGGTGGATGATGCTGACCATGCGCTCAATCTCCTTGGGCGAGACGGGGCGGGTGCGGCTCTGCTCCCTCAGCAGGTTCATCACGTGTGTTGTAAACTCGTTGCAGGCCTGCGGAGAGGCAAGAGAGGCAGCCAGTGAGAGGGCGAGAAGAATAAGAACCTGAACTCAAAGCCAACAATTGAAAACTGGAACACAGGGGATTGCTGTCCTTCGTCAGCAATGATCAGTGAAACAGTTCTGCAACGTCAGGCTACTGCAAAACTCTTGTGTGGCATGTCCTTTAAAAACGGTATCTTGAACCTGAACTGGTTTTAACCTATCATCTCTGAAAGGTTACTCCCTCTTATGTGAGCCTGCCCGTAAACTTCAATACAAGTCTCTGAGGAAGGGATTTGGAGGAATCTCTGTATGTATCTCTCTGtctgtactgtatatatcttCTTCATGAGATCTCTTTGTTTATTCCAGGTTTTGCTAACAGgtacacaggaaagggccttttcTGCAGCTCTCCTCCaaatcccttccttttctttcttggcttTTAATTGGTTATTATTTTATGGGGATGTAATATAATTTTACAAGGCTTTGAAAACCACAGTAAACAGAAAGCATGGTATATAAATACTGTCCAGAAGTTCATAAATGGATATATGAATCTAGATTGCACCAAAACCACTTCAATTGGCTCTCCTTATTCAAATATTCTCCTGCAATCTTTGAGGAGCACAGCATCGGGGTGTGAGCtggagcaggagggggggggtAGAACTGTGTGTAACTCAGTCCACACAGATAATGTGCAAGGGGAACAAGTATTATCCCAACCTTATTATGCTGTTTTAATTCTAAGAACATCCGAGTTTCTTTCTTAACAGAATGTGGGGATGCAAGATTCGCCCAAGAAGGCAAGCCCAAATTTTGTGAAACCTACTTTTATCATAAGCCAGGGGTCATGAGAAGTTTGTTTAGTCTCCCAGGagcctaaggcagtggtccccaaccttgggcctccagatgttcttggactacaatttccagaagccttcaccaccacctctgctggccaggatttcttggagttgaagtccaagaacatctggaggcccccaaggttggggaccactggcctaaggCACAAAAATCAACAGGGACAGACAGGGCCGCCCTATCGTTACAGTAAGTGCAACGAGGCAGCTTCCTCAGGTGGCCAGATGCTAAGAATAGTGAACTGTGTGGCTTTGTCGGTGGGGAAATCCCACAGTGGACCTGCCTTGCTCtgtctgcctgcctccctcctcctcctcctccatcccctCCTTCCTCACTCACTGGGGcagcttctcctcccccccacctcaccaGACCCACAAAAGAGCCAGCCAAAGGAGaactggtgctttttttttttttaaagcagggtgAGTGGGAGGCGGAGGGCTGCACTGGCTATCAGCCAGTagctccatgggggggggaggtaccaGGGCTTCTcctttggctgtgtggggtggaTGGGAAagctctcctccccaccccacccccccgccgCCACGGGCTTCTCCTGCACACAGACCGATGTGCTGCAAACTTTGCAAATCATCTCCTGACCTGTTCGTACTTCTCCAACTCGGAGTGGTAGATCTGGCGGATCTGCGAAAGCTTGTTGCGGTAATCGGAGTGTTCGATGGAGTTATCGGGGGACACcccccctgctgctgctgcggctgccgCGGCAGCTGCCGAGCCACCCCCTTTCTCAGGTCCAGCCACCCCCTCGGCCAGCAGCATGTTGTCCAGGCGCATCAGCTGGGGGTCCACAGGCTCCTCTTCCTGGGAACTTCGGATGCTGAGTCCTGACATGGGAGACGAGCAGAAGAGGAAAGAGTTAAGTGGCCGGCGCTCGCGCGCTCGTCCTCCCCCCCACAACTTGCCCCACTTTTCCTCCTCAGCCTCTCCTTCCTTGGtgggctccccccacccacccctttcctcgCCCCCTCGGGTGCCTCCTTCCTCTCTTGTCGCTTGGCAGGAGACTAGGTCACGACTAGGTCGTTGCTATGGCGACAACAGGCCCCGGGAAAGGGGGCAGCAATTTTTGGCAGACACAACAGATATttttgggtgggggagaaagaagaggaaagaggagggggggaaagacctGAGGGGCCCAAGGAAAGTAGAGCCAAAGAAGAAATCCTCTGGGCATAGAAGGAGGTCTCCTGGCAAACACACACAGCCATCCACTCTGGgggctccctttttaaaaaggtgctcctagttttttcccttttaaaagcaCCCCAGGAATATATATTTAGCAGGTGAAGCTTTTGGAATAGAAGCTCCGTGTATATTTAGCACAGCAAATGCACAAAACCGAAACAAAGGCAGCGAGGAGGACAGTCAACGGgccaagagagggaaaaaagagccACCGCCGGCCGACTGGAGCTGGTCTTTCAAATGCTTTTTATTACAAATAAATCAgttgctttttggactgcaactcccagaatccccaagatATCTCTAAGCAGATTCAGTGACCCGCACGGCAAGGCGAGGGGGTAAATATTCCGAGCTCGCCCTGCAGATTAAAACTGTGCAACGGGTAGAAGTTTTGAAATGATCCACACGAAATCGCAGGATCGGGGGGGCTAATTATTGCGGTTCCCAAGAGAGCGATGGCAGGCTGGTTCAACATTTGGCGATGGCAGCACCAAGCCCTGCTGGGAGAGCCTGACCAAAAAGTCAACCCCTGGAAAAACCGCTGTAAACAAAGCCACAAGTTACAAAGAAGGATTGAGAGAGAGGTAGAGGCGGCCACGGGGGAAACCGCAGCCAGCAACACTGGAAGAGCAACCCTTCCAGTTCTGTTACAtccccacccctctctctctctctctctttctcctttaaagcaaGGCTGAAGGCAAAAGTGGCCTGAAGCCAAGGAAAATACCATCCGCCCTTCTAAGCCTCTAGTTTCTACCAAGCAGCTCAAAAAGCCAGAGGGAAGGTGGGGGAAGGTGTACGAGCACATCTTTCCTTGAACAGGTGAGGGGATCAGGACGTGTTGGTGCCTGAGCAGGGTAGGTTTgctttaaatcaaactgattaaCTACAAAGTTTTCTTTGATTTAAACtggatttttgaaataaaatgctCACTGACTAGTGGTTTAAAtcgatttgatttgatttaaatcaaatccaccctgtgcCTGAAGCCTAAACCTCAAGTGTTCGTGAACACTGACACAGGTCACAACCATCAGCTCCTCTCGGGCCGGCAACTCCCAATGTGTTTCAAAATTTGGCCACTGGAGGAAgccttttctgttaaaaaaaaaaaaccctttcactAAAACCCGATTTAAAGCTTTTAGTTAAAACCCTTTTTCAATTGGAGAGAAATAATGCGCAGAGTGActtaaaggaaggaataaaagggatgcttatcaaatctgcagatgcCACCAAACTGTGCGTTGCAATTAATACCTCATGGAACAAACTCCACACTCAAGATGACTACACCACAGATTACAGAGTTTAGGTCTACATGAACAAAATgtactggcaatggtgcggctaaaaaatattgtaaataaataaataaataaataaataaataaataaataaataaataaaatgagtttcCACAGGATATGATCTTGGATTCTTAGTAGACCACTAGCAGAATGTGAATCACCGATGTGAGGGACGGTGGCCAAATATTTATGCTGTGTCAATAAAAGTACAGTGTCAAGTTTAGAGATAGGCAGAAACTGCCGAACTGGTACAGCGGACCCTCagcttacagacggctcgacttacagacttttcgagttacagacttctctggctgcaaaatttaggttcgacttgcagcctgagactcgacctacagaccagaaaaaaaccaaaatggaacaaaaacggccagttacgggattaatcggttttcaatgcattgtaggtcaatggagcctcgacctacagacttttcgacctgcagccaccattccaatatggattaattccgtaagtagagggtccactgtagtttgtgccagttcattttttggccaaactgcccagaatagacctttgggCTAGAtgagcaggatagaaatccaacaaataaataaataaatgggtgttTGCcgtttcccagccccacctcctgctccccgctcagaggcagcaccccaggtTCTCTGGGTGCTACCTCTGtatgggcacctgctggaggaggcagggctgggaagtgcaaaaaacaaactgttcagctgaaaaacaaacaagcacaatCTCCCACTTCGGcagttcgcgcccatctctagaGAAGATCAAGAGAAACAGCAGTAGTATCCTCTATCCCCAGGTGTTactggactaaaacttccagaagccttcaccaatagcagttctggccaggatttctgagaattgtagtccaagaattgttctaaatttttagttgttctaaattttattgtattttaaatgtggcaagccgcccagagacctttgggtagtgtgggcggcatataatttaaaaaaaaaaatatctggaggcccaaggttgagaaccacagcTCTATCTTGCTTTGGTTAGACCTCATTGGGAAGactatgtccagttctgacactacagtttaagaaggatatggacaagctggaatgtgtccagaggaaggCAACTATGATGGATAAATGATCCGGAAACCAACTCTTTCGAGGAATGCTTGAGAggactgggcctgtttagcctggaGCAGACAGACTGGTGGTATCACAGCCATCTTCAAATAAGTGAGGGCTTGTCACATTTGAGGTAGAGCAAGCTCATTTTCTCTTGCCCCGAGGGTTCAGGCCTGAATTAACAGAGCCAGATTTTCGAACTGGACCTCTGTTAAGATCTAAAACTGAAGCCAGAAATGCGGGTGAACATTTTAGAAGGTAACAGGAAGAGGAATGTCTTGACGTTAAAATAAACAGATAACCAAGGAAGGTGTGGGCATGCTTTCACAAGAGCTGGATGATCATGCATTTGATTTCCTACAATGACAAGGGTTAGATTAGATGATCCTTGGGTACCTTCTAACTCTGCTTTTTCCACTACTGGCTATATTAAgactttgtttttcctctcataTGCTCAGGGCAGTGTACAAAGCCCTCTGCTCCTCTCTAGTTGCTATTTATAACAACGACCCTACAAGGTGAGTCATGTTGAAAAGAAAAGTAACTAGTCACCCAGAGAGGTTAGACTAGAACATGCATCTCCCAAATCTTGTCCAACACATTAACCACTACCCCACACGAGCAATTCCACACTAGTTCACTGTAATCTACCCACATTATAACAATGAACTTTACCACAGAAACACTGTAAGGTAAGCAGGTATTATTATCTCCttctgactggatagctcagtagtttatctacagtggtgcctcgctagacgatgataatctgttccactgaaatcgctgtttagtgaaatcattgtctagcgaaaagcatttccctattggaatgcattgaaacctgtttaatgtgttccaatggggaagaatcgtcgttgtctagcgaagactggccataggaaagccagtttgcgaaccgccgatcagctgtttaaatcgctgccttgcgaagcttaggtccccaaaacacctgttttgcgagcgcggagggagctgtcaaaatcgtcgtctagtgaaaatcggtttgcgaagcagggaccaaacactgttcagcgaaatttccccataggaatcactgttttgcgaatcgctatagtgatcgcaaaaagtcaatgcctagcaaaaaactgtcatgcggggtaacagtctagcgaggcaccactgtctctggtagcggagccagaggctggcagtttgatttccccactgtgcctcctgtgagtagagccagcctgtgctgcctttggcaaactgcacagccccaggatgcccccaaaagggaatggtaaactcctgagtattctctacctggaaaaccctgaaaagggtcaccattaagtCAGCATATGATGATCTCCATCCTACATGAGGCGGAGGGGACAGCAAGAGATGAGAGGAAGTGGCTTGCTTAAAGTTACTTTATGTGCTCTCAGACAAGCCAACACAGAGTTAGCTGGCTCACAGAGTTTCCTAGCTCACAGACCTTGCTGCTTATATTATTTTATACCAGCTCTCATGTGGCTAACAAAACAAATATCATTTCCAAGTGTTGTGATTGAGCTATTCCACCCTTCACTGCTAGGTctccatgtgtgcacacacatatgcacccACAAAGCAAGATGGCTAAATAAATTGAATGCTTGAATTTTAAGATTCGATTGTACAGATGTTTCTACTTAAGATTCGTTTAGTCAAATGCAACCAATTGCACAGTCCTTTGACTTTGTCAGATCCAATATATCCAATACCTTTTCTTTTCACTGGACCTCCAATCTGGGATTTATTAAAATCTAGTCACACAATACCCCTGGCGGTCTTTAATTTAAGCCAACCCAAAAGAATGCTAAAACTGAAAAGCTAAactaagaagaaataaaagtCCC is a window encoding:
- the PBX2 gene encoding pre-B-cell leukemia transcription factor 2 isoform X4, with translation MDDQGRLIQARGAVGLPGHPPVQGVQTMTPHSLHEPPSDNGEPRKQDIGDILQQIMTITDQSLDEAQANLNCRKHALNCHRMKPALFTVLCEIKEKTGLSIRSSQEEEPVDPQLMRLDNMLLAEGVAGPEKGGGSAAAAAAAAAAGGVSPDNSIEHSDYRNKLSQIRQIYHSELEKYEQACNEFTTHVMNLLREQSRTRPVSPKEIERMVSIIHRKFSSIQMQLKQSTCEAVMILRSRFLDARRKRRNFSKQATEVLNEYFYSHLSNPYPSEEAKEELAKKCGITVSQVSNWFGNKRIRYKKNIGSGGSFNLSSSGDMFMGLQGLNGDSYPTSQVESMRHSMGPGGYGDSMAASQMYSPREMRANGGWQEAATPSSVTSPTEGPGSVHSDTSN
- the PBX2 gene encoding pre-B-cell leukemia transcription factor 2 isoform X2; the protein is MDDQGRLIQARGAVGLPGHPPVQGVQTMTPHSLHEPPSDNGEPRKQDIGDILQQIMTITDQSLDEAQANLNCRKHALNCHRMKPALFTVLCEIKEKTGLSIRSSQEEEPVDPQLMRLDNMLLAEGVAGPEKGGGSAAAAAAAAAAGGVSPDNSIEHSDYRNKLSQIRQIYHSELEKYEQACNEFTTHVMNLLREQSRTRPVSPKEIERMVSIIHRKFSSIQMQLKQSTCEAVMILRSRFLDARRKRRNFSKQATEVLNEYFYSHLSNPYPSEEAKEELAKKCGITVSQVSNWFGNKRIRYKKNIGKFQEEANIYAVKTAVSAAQSGGDSPNTPSSAGSGGSFNLSSSGDMFMGLQGLNGDSYPTSQVESMRHSMGPGGYGDSMAASQMYSPREMRANGGWQEAATPSSVTSPTEGPGSVHSDTSN
- the PBX2 gene encoding pre-B-cell leukemia transcription factor 2 isoform X3, producing the protein MDDQGRLIQARGAVGLPGHPPVQGVQTMTPHSLHEPPSDNGEPRKQDIGDILQQIMTITDQSLDEAQAKKHALNCHRMKPALFTVLCEIKEKTGLSIRSSQEEEPVDPQLMRLDNMLLAEGVAGPEKGGGSAAAAAAAAAAGGVSPDNSIEHSDYRNKLSQIRQIYHSELEKYEQACNEFTTHVMNLLREQSRTRPVSPKEIERMVSIIHRKFSSIQMQLKQSTCEAVMILRSRFLDARRKRRNFSKQATEVLNEYFYSHLSNPYPSEEAKEELAKKCGITVSQVSNWFGNKRIRYKKNIGKFQEEANIYAVKTAVSAAQSGGDSPNTPSSAGSGGSFNLSSSGDMFMGLQGLNGDSYPTSQVESMRHSMGPGGYGDSMAASQMYSPREMRANGGWQEAATPSSVTSPTEGPGSVHSDTSN
- the PBX2 gene encoding pre-B-cell leukemia transcription factor 2 isoform X1, producing the protein MDDQGRLIQARGAVGLPGHPPVQGVQTMTPHSLHEPPSDNGEPRKQDIGDILQQIMTITDQSLDEAQAKKHALNCHRMKPALFTVLCEIKEKTGLSIRSSQEEEPVDPQLMRLDNMLLAEGVAGPEKGGGSAAAAAAAAAAGGVSPDNSIEHSDYRNKLSQIRQIYHSELEKYEQACNEFTTHVMNLLREQSRTRPVSPKEIERMVSIIHRKFSSIQMQLKQSTCEAVMILRSRFLDARRKRRNFSKQATEVLNEYFYSHLSNPYPSEEAKEELAKKCGITVSQVSNWFGNKRIRYKKNIGKFQEEANIYAVKTAVSAAQSGGDSPNTPSSAGNSPPPQTKTPLHPMLVQESSQGLETQAEIQPPARSLRSQRALSCSLQTVPLTGCRRSRRLPSLPHSPQPPKFASPFWPWNSHGFPSGNRFFWLALSS
- the PBX2 gene encoding pre-B-cell leukemia transcription factor 2 isoform X5, with protein sequence MDDQGRLIQARGAVGLPGHPPVQGVQTMTPHSLHEPPSDNGEPRKQDIGDILQQIMTITDQSLDEAQANLNCRKHALNCHRMKPALFTVLCEIKEKTGLSIRSSQEEEPVDPQLMRLDNMLLAEGVAGPEKGGGSAAAAAAAAAAGGVSPDNSIEHSDYRNKLSQIRQIYHSELEKYEQACNEFTTHVMNLLREQSRTRPVSPKEIERMVSIIHRKFSSIQMQLKQSTCEAVMILRSRFLDARRKRRNFSKQATEVLNEYFYSHLSNPYPSEEAKEELAKKCGITVSQVSNWFGNKRIRYKKNIGKFQEEANIYAVKTAVSAAQSGGDSPNTPSSAGNSPPPQTKTPLHPMLVQESSQGLETQAEIQPPARSLRSQRALSCSLQTVPLTGCRRSRRLPSLPHSPQPPKFASPFWPWNSHGFPSGNRFFWLALSS